In Naumovozyma castellii chromosome 1, complete genome, one DNA window encodes the following:
- the NCAS0A09620 gene encoding uncharacterized protein has protein sequence MVCQPDTVDGKTQLYPIASPSVRFTETQQRYSTVERELWAVLYTLEKARLTLSSSITIYTDNQLSLPY, from the coding sequence ATGGTTTGTCAACCCGATACAGTCGATGGAAAAACTCAATTGTATCCAATAGCTTCCCCCTCTGTACGTTTCACTGAAACACAACAACGTTACTCGACCGTCGAACGGGAATTATGGGCCGTACTGTACACTCTAGAGAAAGCTCGCCTGACCCTATCTTCATCGATTACCATCTATACTGACAACCAGTTATCATTGCCTTATTGA
- the NCAS0A09630 gene encoding uncharacterized protein → MQEAITTLSQEVIKLKKDDAIELNALEQASTAFAKETQQQTELKNIENQDFEQNQEEIEDLKNKIEGIAATEKNDALNTQQELTNTSTAFTDFVDTFEKFRLEQTQFAQKVKSEIINMKQQSAVTQPGTQSGYPIDVQTKIDEIEKFVPDLIIKRSDFRLLACIKNVSDVNLGNIKSDMFNLHQGQFRRPTPS, encoded by the coding sequence ATGCAAGAAGCCATTACCACTTTATCTCAGGAAGTAATCAAGTTAAAGAAGGACGATgcaattgaattgaatgctTTAGAACAAGCATCTACTGCTTTCGCTAAAGAAACTCAACAACAAactgaattgaaaaacattgaaaacCAGGATTTTGAACAgaatcaagaagaaatcgaAGATCTTAAGAACAAAATCGAAGGTATTGCTGCAACTGAAAAGAATGACGCACTCAATACTCAACAGGAGTTAACTAATACTTCTACTGCTTTTACCGACTTTGTGGATACATTCGAGAAATTTAGACTTGAACAAACACAATTTGCCCAAAAGGTTAAAAGTGAAATCATTAACATGAAGCAACAATCAGCTGTGACCCAGCCAGGTACTCAATCAGGATACCCTATTGATGTTCAAACCAAGATTGACGAAATCGAGAAATTTGTCCCAGACTTGATCATCAAACGCTCAGATTTCAGATTATTAGCGTGTATTAAGAATGTCTCTGATGTTAATTTAGGAAACATTAAGTCTGATATGTTCAATTTACACCAAGGCCAATTCCGGCGACCCACTCCATCTTAG